Within Cardinium endosymbiont of Culicoides punctatus, the genomic segment CAAGTAATACGTAAACTAGAAACAAATCAGCTACAAGAATGGCAATACAACTACTGGTAACGGCATTTGTGCTGGATTTACCCACATCTAATGCTCCTCCTCTTGTAGTAAATCCTTTATAGCAAGCAATAGAGGAAACAATAAATCCATACACTACTGATTTGTATAATGCTATATCTACACTAAAGGGATCAAACGTATTTCTGAGTCCATCTATATACGCTTGAGGGGGTAGGTGGGTAAGGTACTTACAGGCGAGAAATCCTCCATAAATAGAAAGAAACATAGCAATAATAACCAACAGGGGGTACATACATACGGTAGCAATAATTTTGGGAAGGACAAGATAATTATGGGTATTTACACCCATGATTTCTAATGCATCGATTTGTTCACTAATGCGCATAGATCCTAATTCGCTAGCCATACTAGAGCCTATTTTCCCTGTAAAAACAATACCTATTACAGTTGGAGCCAGCTCAGATATGGTCATATTACGTACCGCAACACCTATAAAACTTTTGCTAATAAATGGACTTTTTAGTTGAGAAGCGAGCTGAATACAGGTAGCACCTCCTATGAAAATGGAAATAATGCAAATTATAAAAAGCGAGTCAATACCTACTTGAAGACACTCCTTAACGACTTGAGACCAAAACATACGCAAGGGAACAACATTCCCAAACATTGCACGTAAAAAAAGCAAATATTCTCCTAACTCTTTTATCATATTCTAAAAACAAAACTTAAAAGACTGACCTAACTAAATAACTTTTCTTTAAGATAACCTCAATTTCGATACTTTTTTGCATCAATCAAAAAAATTACAAAAAAAATGAAGGGAGCAGGAATGATTAGAGCTTGTTTTTCCATATAGTTTTCTCTAAATTGTGTTAATTATATGACGGATGCCATATAGTATGTTTCGATGTGTGCATTTATTTAATAGGTTGGGTTGTTTATCTATCGAGGCTTTTTGAAGAGATCGTGTAAAAAGTATGTAAAGATCTTTCTACATTTATAATGTAACTAAAAAAAAGATAGTCTGATCTGTCTTCATGAGAAATAGTGATACACCTGTTACAGGTATCATTGATGTGGTCTTCTTTATTACCGCCTACATAGCTCATAAGACATATCGAGCAGTAAAAAAACAAATAAATACATTCATTATAAGTATTATATAACAAAATTATCATGGTCAAAAAAAATTTAATTCTACTTACTGTTGGAGCATGCACTATTCTACAATCTTGTAGCTCATACAAACACGAAAACTGTATGGATGATCATTCACAGTCTAATATTAGGGAAGATTATATCAGCGGTCATAGGAATCCAACCAGTGAACATGAACTACATATTCGTCATGAATATGCAAGACCTACTAATGATTGGTGTTTTAAACATATTTTTGGAGATGTCTTGTCAGAAGATGGTAATCAAAACGAGTTCACAAGAAATTTATTAAACAGTTTACTAGAACTTTCCGGTGATAATATTATTAAAGAAGTATCTTTTCGTGATCCAGTTTTACATACAAAAACAAAAATGGAACGGTCATTTATAACCGATATTCATTGTACTGATCATCTTGGAAGAAGATTTATCATAGAAATGCAAGTATATCACCACAGTGGTTGGGCAAAACGGTTACAGGCTTATGTTGCTCGTGACTATAGTAGTCAAATGAGTAAAGGTGATAAATATAATGAATTGCTTCCTGTGCATTTACTGGCCATCACAGAATTTAATATGTTTCCGTCAAACATAAATTATCTCTCTCATCATGCATATGCTGAAAAAGAAACTAA encodes:
- a CDS encoding MlaE family ABC transporter permease, translated to MIKELGEYLLFLRAMFGNVVPLRMFWSQVVKECLQVGIDSLFIICIISIFIGGATCIQLASQLKSPFISKSFIGVAVRNMTISELAPTVIGIVFTGKIGSSMASELGSMRISEQIDALEIMGVNTHNYLVLPKIIATVCMYPLLVIIAMFLSIYGGFLACKYLTHLPPQAYIDGLRNTFDPFSVDIALYKSVVYGFIVSSIACYKGFTTRGGALDVGKSSTNAVTSSCIAILVADLFLVYVLLGHHI
- a CDS encoding Rpn family recombination-promoting nuclease/putative transposase, which produces MDDHSQSNIREDYISGHRNPTSEHELHIRHEYARPTNDWCFKHIFGDVLSEDGNQNEFTRNLLNSLLELSGDNIIKEVSFRDPVLHTKTKMERSFITDIHCTDHLGRRFIIEMQVYHHSGWAKRLQAYVARDYSSQMSKGDKYNELLPVHLLAITEFNMFPSNINYLSHHAYAEKETKECFFPDTQITVLELPKFKKNTSEIVDQKDRWAFILKNAESMSHMAEKDKLTIMSDPLIRDVCERMNKVTWNEEELAAYERSEDNRKVAYNAMIAAEERGLQRGRTEGIKEGEEKAKKEFDQKNQERKRRKIEKGVDPDDIKEECKEEYSDYDEAEIDEMIKKAKKSSKRDTRRHG